A region of Bacillus cabrialesii DNA encodes the following proteins:
- a CDS encoding DUF7225 domain-containing protein yields the protein MTIYDQIKSVLHHKIYELVTPQEVKKTLQEKYGTNPDSVILSDYCYNRYNKGISFNKHLFEYVNRSSYKYLGENSLYTGLIFRKSKGEDREVIVGEWVNGVKSLREINDQAEIISKQQILNLYNEYNQILRYEMNILNCKPTELRHLIGRIGEFICAIQTNGSLARQTNQHGFDVVSGGRRISVKTTAQLNGFISINKNTFDDFDHFFVVQYVNDDFKVIYFGPKEEVKTISKVYEGKYEVRLEQLKRLNKEYQLN from the coding sequence ATGACAATTTACGATCAAATTAAGAGTGTTTTACATCATAAAATTTATGAGTTAGTTACACCTCAAGAAGTAAAGAAAACTCTTCAAGAGAAATACGGAACGAATCCAGATAGTGTTATTTTATCTGATTATTGTTATAACCGATATAATAAGGGGATTTCTTTTAATAAACACCTCTTTGAATATGTGAATAGGAGTTCCTACAAGTACTTAGGTGAAAATTCTCTATATACAGGACTTATTTTCCGAAAATCAAAAGGGGAAGATAGGGAAGTTATTGTAGGTGAATGGGTAAACGGTGTTAAATCTTTACGAGAAATAAATGATCAAGCTGAAATCATTAGTAAGCAACAAATTTTGAATCTTTATAATGAATATAACCAAATCTTAAGATATGAAATGAATATATTAAACTGTAAGCCCACGGAATTGAGACATTTAATTGGCAGGATTGGTGAATTTATTTGTGCAATTCAAACCAATGGTTCTTTAGCTCGCCAAACGAATCAACATGGTTTTGATGTTGTAAGTGGTGGCAGAAGGATTAGTGTAAAAACAACAGCTCAATTAAATGGTTTTATTTCGATAAATAAAAATACATTTGATGATTTTGATCATTTTTTTGTAGTTCAATACGTAAATGATGATTTTAAAGTTATTTATTTTGGGCCAAAGGAAGAAGTGAAAACAATCAGCAAAGTTTACGAAGGTAAATATGAAGTTAGACTTGAACAACTAAAGAGACTAAATAAGGAATATCAATTAAATTAA
- a CDS encoding GNAT family N-acetyltransferase, which translates to MELSIRQERTHEYDTTEDTVKRAFLNEIYSDKKEHFLVNRIRKSDAFIPELSLVALNAKDIVGHVLLSKIKIVDGDNAVDSLALAPVSVAPEYQRKGIGSQLIHVALKKAKELGYRSVIVLGHKDYYPKFGFKPASLWNIKAPFEVPDEAFMALELSKDSLENVKGVVHYSKAFSA; encoded by the coding sequence ATGGAACTTTCAATTCGACAAGAACGCACTCATGAATATGATACGACTGAAGACACTGTTAAAAGAGCTTTCTTAAATGAAATATATAGCGACAAAAAAGAGCATTTCCTTGTAAATAGGATTAGAAAATCAGATGCTTTTATTCCTGAACTTTCATTAGTCGCACTAAATGCCAAGGATATCGTAGGCCATGTTCTTTTATCTAAAATAAAGATTGTGGATGGTGATAACGCAGTCGATTCTTTAGCGCTTGCCCCGGTTTCTGTTGCACCTGAGTATCAGAGAAAAGGAATCGGGAGTCAATTAATTCATGTAGCGTTGAAAAAAGCAAAAGAGCTTGGTTATCGTTCAGTCATTGTTTTAGGGCATAAAGATTATTATCCAAAGTTTGGGTTTAAGCCAGCTAGCTTATGGAATATCAAAGCTCCATTTGAGGTGCCTGATGAAGCATTTATGGCTTTAGAATTATCAAAGGATTCTCTGGAAAATGTAAAAGGTGTCGTTCATTATTCAAAAGCTTTTTCAGCGTAA
- a CDS encoding NosD domain-containing protein → MASENYYDVTEWPVGNPYEDIGEVINSIIADIKSRQTNIDENEGGKPGAVIYIPPGDYHLCSQVFIDISYLKIMGSGHGFTSSSIRFNTPENEWPNWHELWPGGSRILVNIPLEVNDEEYKGAAFYVERSGDPRISSVEFSNFCIDGLHFVADGPGIKPENTYTNGKTGIYVKDASDSFRITGMGFVYLEHGIIIRDADALSIHDNFIAECGNCIELRGSGQASKITDNLIGAGFKGYSIYAEKFGGLLISANNIFPRGKNSICFEGVTRSSITSNRLHSFYPGMVVFKENCSENLVSSNHFFREHEPWPPFQGIDNGLPDCYGLLYISGSNNSVIANHFSEVIERKKIKPEGETPVIIRIVSGVGNYISNNHVVATEKKEEAHAKISASCFSAQVNALLTTEASEPYTVKTVLVEDESHDNTILDSGSNKQVVMDRYKNAFRVTPAPGE, encoded by the coding sequence ATGGCTAGTGAAAATTATTACGACGTAACAGAGTGGCCTGTCGGTAATCCGTATGAGGATATTGGTGAGGTAATCAATAGCATTATAGCAGATATTAAAAGTAGGCAAACGAACATTGATGAAAATGAAGGCGGAAAGCCGGGTGCGGTTATCTATATTCCACCGGGAGATTATCATCTTTGCAGTCAAGTATTTATAGACATCAGTTATCTTAAAATTATGGGTTCTGGACATGGGTTTACATCTTCGAGTATTCGTTTTAACACTCCTGAGAATGAATGGCCGAATTGGCATGAATTGTGGCCGGGAGGAAGTCGCATTCTCGTAAATATTCCCCTAGAAGTAAATGACGAGGAATACAAAGGAGCTGCATTTTATGTTGAACGAAGCGGAGATCCCCGAATAAGTTCGGTAGAGTTTTCTAACTTTTGTATTGATGGTTTGCATTTTGTTGCAGATGGTCCTGGAATAAAACCGGAAAACACATACACCAACGGGAAAACGGGTATTTATGTTAAAGATGCTTCTGACTCATTTCGGATTACAGGCATGGGGTTTGTGTATTTAGAGCATGGAATTATTATTCGTGATGCAGATGCTCTTAGTATACATGACAATTTCATAGCTGAATGTGGTAACTGTATAGAACTACGAGGCAGTGGACAGGCTTCAAAAATTACCGATAACTTGATAGGAGCCGGTTTTAAAGGATATTCAATTTACGCTGAAAAATTTGGTGGACTTTTGATTTCAGCAAATAATATTTTTCCACGAGGTAAGAACAGTATCTGTTTTGAGGGTGTGACACGTTCCAGTATTACAAGTAATAGACTTCATTCATTTTATCCAGGAATGGTGGTATTCAAGGAAAATTGTTCGGAAAACTTGGTTTCTTCAAATCACTTTTTTCGTGAACATGAACCTTGGCCTCCTTTTCAGGGAATAGACAATGGTTTACCTGATTGTTATGGTCTCCTCTATATCAGTGGCAGTAATAATTCTGTAATTGCTAATCACTTTTCTGAAGTAATTGAACGTAAGAAAATCAAACCGGAGGGTGAAACACCTGTAATCATACGTATTGTTTCGGGTGTTGGAAATTACATTTCTAATAATCATGTTGTTGCCACAGAAAAGAAGGAGGAGGCTCATGCCAAGATAAGTGCTTCTTGTTTCTCTGCTCAAGTAAACGCTTTATTGACTACCGAAGCATCAGAACCATATACCGTAAAAACAGTATTGGTAGAAGATGAATCACATGATAATACGATTCTTGATTCAGGAAGTAATAAACAGGTTGTTATGGACAGGTATAAAAACGCATTTAGAGTCACTCCAGCGCCAGGAGAATAA
- a CDS encoding PH domain-containing protein — MLGINVEKSNENLMINWQLSKVEIPIKEINDVFLDPNYGGEEKSAVRIGFPYGSTDRVVIKTANNTYILFTTNAASIMSEIVS; from the coding sequence ATGCTGGGGATTAACGTTGAAAAGTCAAATGAAAACTTAATGATCAATTGGCAATTATCCAAAGTTGAAATTCCAATCAAAGAAATCAATGATGTATTTCTTGACCCAAACTATGGGGGAGAAGAGAAAAGCGCAGTAAGGATTGGGTTTCCTTATGGATCTACAGATAGAGTGGTGATAAAAACAGCAAATAACACTTATATTTTGTTCACTACTAATGCTGCTTCAATTATGAGTGAAATTGTTTCTTAA
- a CDS encoding thermonuclease family protein — protein MKKAILGFAAFTLSLSLAACGSNDAEKVSSEKEAQQVAKDAEQKTDQKESPTEKSTGKSGSKDKKELVDVTLDRAVDGDTIKVSYNGNVDTVRYLLVDTPETKKPNSCVQPYGDNASKRNKELVNSGKLQLEFDKGDRRDKYGRLLAYVYVDGKSVEETLLKEGLARVAYVYEPNTRYIEQYRKDEQEAKTEKLSIWSKNGYVTDRGFNGCVKGKTTAVKKATTSQPASTQPTPPKASNDSSATSKNEASSSASTGETKTFKNCTELRKKYPHGVPSSHPAYQSKMDRDHDNYACER, from the coding sequence TTGAAGAAAGCAATATTAGGCTTTGCTGCATTCACTTTGAGTTTATCGTTAGCAGCCTGCGGCTCAAATGATGCAGAAAAAGTCAGCTCAGAAAAAGAAGCACAACAAGTTGCTAAGGATGCTGAACAGAAGACAGATCAAAAGGAATCTCCAACAGAAAAATCAACAGGCAAGTCTGGTTCAAAAGACAAAAAGGAATTGGTCGATGTTACTCTAGATAGAGCTGTTGATGGTGACACAATTAAAGTTAGCTACAACGGAAATGTAGACACAGTCCGCTACTTGCTCGTAGATACACCTGAGACGAAGAAACCCAATTCTTGTGTTCAACCATATGGCGATAATGCATCTAAGCGAAATAAAGAATTGGTCAACAGCGGTAAGCTGCAACTTGAATTTGATAAAGGCGATCGCAGAGATAAGTATGGAAGACTGTTAGCTTACGTTTATGTTGATGGCAAATCTGTTGAAGAGACATTGTTGAAAGAAGGATTGGCCAGAGTAGCTTATGTATATGAGCCAAATACGAGATACATAGAGCAATACAGAAAAGATGAACAAGAAGCAAAAACAGAGAAGCTTTCAATCTGGAGTAAGAATGGTTATGTGACTGACAGAGGATTTAATGGCTGTGTGAAAGGGAAAACCACTGCAGTTAAAAAAGCAACAACATCTCAACCGGCTTCAACACAGCCGACACCTCCAAAGGCATCGAACGACAGTTCTGCTACAAGTAAAAATGAGGCTTCCTCTTCAGCGTCAACTGGAGAAACAAAAACGTTTAAAAATTGTACAGAGTTAAGAAAGAAATATCCGCATGGAGTGCCTAGTTCCCACCCTGCTTATCAATCGAAAATGGACAGGGATCATGACAACTATGCATGCGAAAGATAA
- a CDS encoding MFS transporter, with the protein MLSENVKKISMVEKVGYASGDFACNLIYATVSTYLLFFYTDVFGLSAATAGTMFLVVRIIDALADPFIGTIVDRTHSRFGRFRPYLLFGAFPFVVLAILCFTTPDFSDMGKLIYAYITYVGLSLTYTMINVPYGALTSAMTRNNQEVVSITSVRMLFANLGGLVVAFFVPLLAAYLSDTSGNESLGWQLTMGILGMIGGCLLIFCFKSTKERVTLQKSEEKIKLSDIFEQFHVNRPLVVLSIFFIIIFGVNSISNSVGIYYVTYNLGREDLVKWYGLIGSLPALVILPFIPRLHQLLGKKKLLNYALLLNIIGLLALLFVPPSYVYLIFFFRLIAAAGSLTAGGYMWALIPETIEYGEYRTGKRMGGLIYAIIGFFFKFGMALGGVVPGLVLDKFGYVANQAQTPEALTGILITTTIIPVFLLVLAMIDIHFYNLDDEKYKNMIRELENRDKVYLDHIDDFKA; encoded by the coding sequence ATGCTCAGTGAAAATGTAAAAAAGATTAGCATGGTTGAAAAAGTTGGATATGCGTCTGGGGATTTCGCGTGTAATTTAATTTATGCAACAGTATCTACTTATCTTTTGTTCTTTTATACAGATGTATTTGGTTTATCGGCAGCAACAGCCGGTACTATGTTCTTAGTGGTTAGAATCATCGACGCTCTCGCTGATCCTTTTATTGGAACAATAGTAGACAGAACGCATAGCAGATTTGGACGCTTTAGGCCGTATCTTTTATTCGGAGCTTTTCCATTTGTGGTACTGGCAATACTCTGTTTTACAACTCCGGATTTTTCGGATATGGGAAAATTAATATATGCCTATATAACCTACGTTGGATTGTCGCTTACATACACAATGATAAACGTTCCCTATGGCGCGTTAACTTCTGCAATGACTAGAAATAATCAAGAAGTGGTTAGTATAACATCTGTTCGTATGTTATTTGCGAATCTTGGGGGACTTGTCGTTGCATTTTTTGTTCCCTTACTGGCTGCTTATTTAAGCGACACGTCCGGCAACGAATCTCTTGGCTGGCAACTAACCATGGGTATTTTGGGAATGATAGGCGGGTGCCTTTTAATCTTTTGTTTTAAAAGCACAAAAGAGCGTGTCACTCTTCAAAAATCTGAAGAAAAAATTAAATTATCTGATATATTTGAGCAATTTCATGTTAATCGTCCGCTCGTTGTATTGAGTATTTTCTTTATTATTATTTTTGGAGTGAATTCAATCAGTAATTCGGTTGGCATCTATTACGTGACGTATAACTTAGGAAGAGAGGATTTAGTGAAGTGGTACGGTTTGATTGGAAGTTTGCCTGCTTTGGTCATTTTACCGTTTATTCCAAGGCTTCATCAATTATTGGGGAAGAAGAAGTTACTAAACTATGCATTATTACTGAATATTATCGGCCTCCTAGCTTTACTGTTTGTTCCGCCAAGTTATGTATACCTCATATTCTTCTTTCGATTAATTGCTGCTGCAGGAAGTCTCACTGCCGGGGGATATATGTGGGCGCTCATTCCTGAAACAATAGAATATGGAGAATATAGGACCGGGAAAAGAATGGGCGGGCTCATATACGCGATCATCGGATTTTTCTTTAAGTTTGGTATGGCTCTGGGAGGAGTAGTGCCAGGACTGGTTCTAGATAAGTTTGGATATGTGGCAAATCAGGCACAAACCCCGGAGGCATTAACGGGAATTTTAATTACAACAACTATTATTCCCGTGTTTTTGCTGGTTCTAGCCATGATTGATATTCATTTCTATAATTTGGATGATGAAAAATATAAAAACATGATACGAGAATTAGAGAATAGAGATAAAGTTTATTTGGATCATATTGATGATTTCAAAGCGTAA
- a CDS encoding DUF3885 domain-containing protein produces the protein MKIKEYMDERFPSLEVIPSIYNQWGLGIHFCLGENIYQLKENEELNLKRFWIVYDQISTIFNELFEQNDDIFLVTNMYKHKTKCIRKLKVYQPYLKCKKYLNQIHVKTYPYPFEIDKAEEYEMQQFSLLCKPRDLRVTELLKAASNEDFPLQPRFGGYSIDYPDVFFVNITKDVIFFIYDDRGCEVIALDFERIRPLYEKHHDWVEEYKYIYQERQN, from the coding sequence ATGAAGATAAAGGAGTATATGGATGAAAGGTTTCCAAGTCTCGAAGTAATTCCTAGTATCTATAATCAATGGGGTTTAGGAATCCACTTTTGTCTCGGGGAAAATATTTATCAACTCAAAGAGAATGAAGAATTGAATCTTAAGAGATTTTGGATTGTATATGACCAAATCTCCACGATTTTCAATGAATTATTTGAACAAAACGATGACATATTCCTTGTGACGAATATGTATAAGCACAAAACGAAATGTATAAGAAAATTGAAGGTGTATCAACCGTATCTAAAATGTAAAAAATATTTAAATCAAATCCATGTGAAGACGTATCCTTACCCGTTTGAAATAGATAAAGCAGAAGAATACGAGATGCAACAATTTTCCTTGTTATGCAAACCTCGAGACTTACGAGTAACTGAATTACTTAAAGCAGCGAGTAATGAAGATTTTCCATTGCAACCAAGATTCGGAGGTTACTCTATTGATTACCCTGATGTTTTCTTTGTGAACATTACAAAAGACGTCATTTTCTTTATCTATGATGACCGTGGATGTGAAGTCATAGCTCTTGATTTTGAACGAATACGTCCACTTTATGAAAAACATCACGACTGGGTAGAAGAATATAAATACATATACCAGGAGAGGCAGAATTAG
- a CDS encoding permease: MIGQLFGVLTDFFIPGIARLMGVLAGILVLLSLKSRNTEMQAFIVGSSTALGIMGAGVLYLPAALVNVLIGFKLNKKLKEENTKEHI, from the coding sequence ATGATTGGACAATTATTTGGAGTCCTAACAGATTTCTTTATTCCAGGTATTGCACGGCTTATGGGGGTTTTAGCTGGTATCCTAGTATTACTAAGCCTGAAGTCAAGGAACACAGAAATGCAGGCATTTATAGTGGGCTCAAGTACTGCGTTAGGAATAATGGGTGCAGGAGTTTTATATTTACCCGCTGCGCTAGTCAATGTTTTAATTGGGTTCAAGCTAAACAAAAAGTTAAAAGAAGAAAACACGAAGGAACATATCTGA
- the ppsA gene encoding phosphoenolpyruvate synthase, with amino-acid sequence MDTLILGFNEMEKTQLLLVGGKGLNLGELSKIQGIRVPEGFCVTTAGYQKVIEQNETYHVLLDRLTMLKVEDRDQIGEISSKIRRIIMEAEIPSDVVKAVSQYLSQFGEEHAYAVRSSATAEDLPHASFAGQQDTYLNIIGKDAILQHISKCWASLFTERAVIYRMQNGFDHRQVYLSVIIQKMVFPKASGILFTADPITSNRKLLSIDASFGLGEALVSGLVSADCYKVRDEGIVEKRVATKKLAIYGRGEGGTETKQIDLDQQMSQTLTDGQILQLARLGRQIEAHFGQPQDIEWCLADDTFYIVQSRPITTLYPIPEANDQENHVYLSVGHQQMMTDPIKPLGLSFYLLITPAPMRKAGGRLFVDVAARLTTRAGRETLLNTVGSDPLTKDALTTVIERDFIKLLPNDQTAPIPGGGHTDMPAQFENDPTIVSDLMKRSQTLIEELKQNIQAKSGSDLFDFILEDIQQLKKILFDPQSTAVFMAAMNASAWINENMNEWLGEKNAADTLSQSVPGNITSEMGLALMDVADVIRPYPEVIDYLQHAKEDNFLEELVTFDGGRETQDAIYDYLRKYGMRCPGEIDITRPRWSEKPITLVPMILSHIQNFEPNAGNRKFEQGRRVALEKEQELIDRLKQLPDGEQKAKETKRMIDLIRNFIGYREYPKYGIVSRYFVYKQALLKEAEQLVQAGVIHDKEDIYYLTFEELHEVARTKKIDDQILSKRKDEYKLYEKLTPPRVITSDGEIITGEYKRENLPANAIAGLPVSSGVIEGRARVILNMENADLEDGDILVTSFTDPGWTPLFVSIKGLVTEVGGLMTHGAVIAREYGLPAVVGVENATRLIKDGQRIRVNGIEGYIEIL; translated from the coding sequence ATGGATACTTTGATACTTGGTTTCAATGAAATGGAAAAAACACAGCTTTTGCTCGTTGGAGGAAAAGGGTTAAATTTAGGGGAATTATCAAAAATTCAAGGGATACGAGTGCCTGAAGGATTTTGTGTTACAACAGCGGGATACCAAAAAGTCATCGAACAAAACGAAACGTATCATGTTTTGTTGGATCGACTAACCATGTTAAAAGTAGAGGATCGAGATCAAATTGGTGAAATCAGCAGTAAGATTCGACGAATCATTATGGAAGCAGAAATCCCTTCAGATGTTGTGAAAGCAGTTTCTCAATATCTCTCCCAATTTGGCGAGGAACATGCTTATGCAGTGCGTTCTAGCGCGACTGCTGAAGATTTGCCGCATGCTTCTTTTGCCGGTCAACAAGATACCTATCTAAATATTATCGGCAAAGACGCGATCTTGCAGCATATCAGCAAATGCTGGGCTTCCCTGTTCACGGAGCGCGCGGTCATCTACCGTATGCAAAATGGATTCGATCACAGGCAAGTTTATTTATCCGTTATTATTCAAAAGATGGTTTTCCCTAAGGCTTCAGGGATTTTATTTACTGCTGATCCCATTACTTCTAACCGAAAATTGCTATCCATCGATGCCAGTTTTGGGCTTGGAGAAGCTCTGGTCTCCGGCTTGGTATCTGCCGATTGTTATAAAGTGCGGGATGAGGGCATCGTTGAGAAGAGGGTCGCAACCAAAAAATTAGCTATTTATGGAAGGGGAGAAGGCGGAACAGAGACAAAGCAGATCGATCTTGATCAGCAGATGTCCCAAACACTCACTGACGGGCAAATTTTACAGCTGGCACGTCTCGGAAGACAGATCGAAGCTCATTTCGGCCAGCCGCAAGATATCGAATGGTGTTTGGCTGATGATACATTTTATATTGTTCAGAGTCGGCCGATCACTACTTTATACCCGATCCCAGAAGCGAATGATCAAGAAAATCACGTCTATCTATCTGTTGGTCATCAGCAAATGATGACTGATCCCATTAAACCGTTGGGATTGTCTTTTTACCTGTTAATTACTCCTGCACCTATGCGTAAAGCCGGCGGAAGGTTGTTTGTTGATGTTGCGGCTAGACTGACGACACGTGCCGGCCGGGAAACTTTATTAAATACCGTGGGATCTGATCCGCTTACAAAAGACGCACTCACGACCGTAATCGAGCGCGATTTTATAAAATTGCTGCCAAATGATCAAACAGCACCGATTCCGGGCGGTGGTCATACAGATATGCCGGCGCAATTCGAGAACGATCCGACAATCGTTTCTGATTTGATGAAGCGCAGCCAAACATTGATTGAAGAGTTAAAGCAAAACATCCAAGCGAAATCGGGATCGGATTTGTTTGATTTTATTCTGGAAGATATTCAGCAATTAAAGAAGATCTTATTTGACCCGCAAAGTACGGCTGTGTTTATGGCTGCGATGAATGCCTCTGCATGGATCAATGAAAACATGAACGAGTGGCTAGGCGAAAAAAACGCCGCTGATACCCTTTCTCAATCTGTACCGGGCAATATTACTTCTGAAATGGGTCTGGCGCTGATGGATGTGGCGGATGTGATTCGCCCTTATCCAGAAGTGATTGATTATTTGCAGCATGCAAAAGAAGATAACTTTCTCGAAGAACTGGTTACGTTTGATGGAGGAAGGGAAACCCAAGACGCTATCTATGATTATCTCAGAAAATACGGAATGCGGTGTCCTGGAGAAATTGATATTACAAGACCTCGCTGGAGTGAAAAACCCATAACACTTGTCCCTATGATTCTTAGTCATATCCAAAACTTTGAGCCTAATGCCGGCAATCGAAAGTTTGAGCAAGGGCGGCGTGTTGCTTTGGAAAAAGAACAAGAGTTAATAGATCGATTGAAGCAATTACCGGATGGTGAACAAAAGGCGAAAGAAACAAAACGAATGATCGACCTCATCCGGAATTTCATCGGCTACCGGGAATATCCAAAATATGGCATAGTAAGTCGTTACTTTGTATATAAGCAGGCTTTGCTGAAAGAAGCCGAACAACTCGTACAAGCGGGCGTTATTCATGATAAAGAAGATATATACTACCTCACTTTTGAAGAGCTTCACGAAGTCGCGCGCACAAAAAAAATAGATGACCAGATCCTCAGCAAGCGGAAAGACGAGTACAAATTATATGAAAAACTGACTCCTCCACGTGTAATCACGTCTGATGGCGAAATCATTACAGGTGAGTACAAACGAGAAAATTTGCCGGCTAATGCGATTGCAGGCCTGCCTGTTTCTTCCGGAGTGATAGAAGGAAGAGCACGTGTCATTTTAAACATGGAAAATGCCGATCTGGAAGATGGAGATATATTAGTCACCTCCTTTACCGACCCAGGCTGGACACCATTATTTGTATCCATAAAAGGACTGGTCACCGAAGTTGGCGGATTAATGACCCACGGAGCGGTTATCGCACGCGAATATGGCCTGCCGGCAGTTGTCGGAGTGGAAAACGCAACCAGACTGATCAAAGACGGGCAACGAATTCGCGTGAATGGAATAGAAGGGTACATTGAAATATTGTAA